One window of Salvelinus fontinalis isolate EN_2023a chromosome 19, ASM2944872v1, whole genome shotgun sequence genomic DNA carries:
- the LOC129816893 gene encoding homeobox protein engrailed-1-B-like: MEGQRDLHSPELSEGESVSPSPSQPSPPILPLQAAQQAHRTTNFFIDNILRPDFGCRKEQGLGARERSQTSSRERAHPLVARPTHPGTPCQDSNCSSDSTSSSTSSLAFSPNPKKSTSSSKANENSGGSTPKFGENTSPVMVVNGVSSGAAPSPESQPLLWPAWVYCTRYSDRPSSGPRTRKLKKTKNEKEDKRPRTAFTAEQLQRLKTEFQANRYITEQRRQSLAQELNLNESQIKIWFQNKRAKIKKANGYKNGLALQLMAQGLYNHSTTTIQEDKEESD; this comes from the exons ATGGAGGGGCAAAGGGATCTACACAGCCCGGAGTTGAGTGAAGGGGAGAGCGTTTCTCCTTCCCCTAGTCAGCCTTCACCGCCCATCCTGCCTCTCCAAGCAGCGCAGCAGGCGCACAGAACCACCAACTTTTTTATTGACAATATTCTACGGCCAGATTTCGGCTGCAGGAAGGAGCAGGGCTTAGGTGCGAGGGAGAGGTCGCAGACTTCCAGTCGAGAGCGCGCCCACCCTTTGGTCGCCAGACCGACTCATCCTGGAACGCCATGCCAGGACTCCAATTGCAGCAGCGACAGCACTTCTTCCTCCACCTCGTCCTTGGCCTTCTCTCCAAACCCCAAAAAGAGCACCTCGTCCTCGAAAGCCAACGAGAACTCCGGAGGCAGCACGCCCAAGTTCGGCGAGAACACTTCTCCTGTTATGGTTGTGAACGGCGTTAGTAGCGGCGCGGCGCCCTCCCCCGAGTCCCAGCCGCTGCTGTGGCCTGCCTGGGTGTATTGCACTAGATACTCGGACAGACCCTCATCTG GCCCAAGGACACGGAAATTGAAAAAGACGAAAAACGAAAAGGAAGACAAGCGACCCAGAACGGCGTTCACGGCTGAGCAGCTTCAAAGACTGAAGACGGAGTTCCAGGCCAACCGTTACATTACGGAGCAGAGGAGACAGTCTCTAGCCCAGGAGCTCAACCTCAATGAGTCACAAATCAAAATCTGGTTCCAGAACAAACGGGCCAAAATCAAAAAGGCCAACGGCTATAAGAACGGCCTGGCTCTCCAGCTCATGGCGCAGGGATTGTACAACCattccaccaccaccattcaggaAGACAAGGAGGAGAGTGACTGA